A stretch of DNA from Drosophila virilis strain 15010-1051.87 chromosome 5, Dvir_AGI_RSII-ME, whole genome shotgun sequence:
CTAAAAACGCACCTCGTAGCAAAGTGCAATTGCCCAACAGTGCTTGTGGTTCGTGACGGAGCGAAAATCCCAAGTTCACTgaactagtttttttttttgataattggAAACTGTGGCAACTCCAATTTACAAATCTTTAGTTGCCGGCGCCAAAATTGTGCCCGCCCGACCGTctcaaataatacaaaaatagagtatttaatattttaaactgTCAACTTAAGTATTACAAAGTAACGAAATTGGATATGACAAGTACAATGGTTACTTTTCAAATACATatggtatttatatatacataattctAAGATAAAAATGGTTTTATATTACCGCCACatacacatttacatatatgccTGCGTATATGCATAACTGCTAATGTCCGTTCATCCAAATAGTGTGCAtgaatatgtgtatgtatgtatatagcaCGTACCGATGCTTGCTCAAAAGTTGACGTCCTCGCCAACTGTCAAGTCAATCTCGActttattatcatttttagCTGAGCGTTCtctttttgcattattttcgtttttcttatCCGATTCCCAAGTGAGGCGCTCCtcgtaaaatttaattacgACATGTGGACATTTTACGTTGGCAAGCTTGGCAGGCACCAGTTCGTAGCGATCTGAATTTTCCCACGACATGAGAAACATGAGCTTTCCTGAAGAATCGGTGGCTCCTAGTATTTTCGAAGCGACCAATCCACGTTCGAAACCAAATTTCTCTTCAGTTTCGTCTTTTATGAAagttattttcttgttttgctCATCACGTGTATTGCTATACTCCGACGAAGGTCTCTTTTTAGCCTGTGCTTTGTTCCTCTCCGATTCCTCAAATGCGGCTATAAAGTCGGGGCAAGAGAGATTTTCGACTGGCTCCCAAGTGTTTTCACTGCGTGGATATCCATGCCATTTTAATAAGTATTCGGTCACTCCATTTACTATGCGCTTGCCTTCGATGCCTTCAACCACATAATCGGTCATATTTGAGTTTTGTGTTGAATTTAGTAATAACTAATTCTTCAAATAGTATTATCATTGGCTTCCCGGCTAATTCTGCTTGGGAACTTTGTGTACGAACTAGTTCATAATACGCATATAACCTACCAGCTGGTGTGGCAATGCGTCACAGCGATATGGCAACGTCACGAAAAAAGCGCACCACTTTTGAATTTCTAGTTGAATTTAGAAAAAcggaatataatttttagttttttttttataatccTATATGGTGGTGCAATGTTTTTGACACGCTACTtgtaaaactatttaaaataggGAATTTTAGAATATGTGGCAAACGTTTCCATTTtatgaaataaacaaataagcctTCGGAAGGCAGCTTCAACTGACCAAAACTTTTGCTATCGAAGCATTTTCTGATCGCTGTGCCaattgccacatgccacatgtgTATGaacacatatattattttaaaagttttgtttattgGCTATACATTGCTTGAGTTTGAAttcatgcatatgtacatatgtatttgtacaTGAAGATGTTATACAGACTACAGATGGGCGCGAGGTTTGTATACGAGGACCGCTCCGACACGACAATCGCATTGTTTGCCATGCCAAAATATAGCATAGCATCAGCGCTTTgtaagaaaataaacatatgttGACAGTtatttctctctctgtttAGCTTATTAATTCGTGtccacatgcatgcatatacatacattcatacctTAAtgcggacacacacacacatatgcacaagAACATTTTACTCAaacttacatatgtatgcatgtatttgcGAAATGCGTGCATTTTCATGTTTCTATGAAATTAAAATCGAAATGCAATTGTAACAAGGCCCGGCTagttacatatgtatgtgtgtacatacatacatacaatgtATTAACGTGCATTTGAAATGATCAATTTTTAGTgtgtacacatgtacatatgtacgcaaTAACTTTATAACTATTATTAAAAGTATTGTCGCGCTTATCAATATTTTTACCAATCACTTAGcgaaatacatacatacatagatattcaTATCCATACATGTTAAAAACTTCGCATGGCACCATACcaacacatatgtacatatgtatgtatgtataattatcgatttttagtTACTGTTAAGCCGAAAAAGTGACTCACTAGAATTTAGAGACTAGAAATCGCAGCAAACTATTGAAGGCAATGCTATCTCAAAACTCTTGCTCTTtcttttcgtttcttttctctctctcttttctcaGAGCTTTttcgaaattgaatttcacAACGCTCGGCTATAAAAGCTGACAGACCAAATAACGGAACTTCAGTCAACAACGACCAACACAAGTGGAAGCAGTACCATTCGCCATCTTACATTGGCTTTGTTCGCTGCATTCCGTAACTCAACAAAAATTTTCAAACGCAACAAAGTGTGTGCCTTAACTGtttgcaatggcaacaactaTTCAGATGACAAATGAGCAGCTTCATGCGCTAATCGAGGCGGTTCGCTCATCCGCGGTCAGCGCAGCCGgaactgcggctgctgctgccggcagCGATGCAACCAACTCAAAGTCAAAGGGCAGCTTCAGCGCGTGCACGCACCGATTTTTCGGTTCTCGCAGTCACGACGACGTCGAGGAGTTCATCACAAACATTGTCACTTACAAGGAGCTGGAAGAGATCAGCGATGAGAACGCTCTTAAGGGCATATCCCTGCTCTTCTACGGCTTGGCATCCACCTGGTGGCAAGGTGTTCGCAAGGAGGCCAAATGCTGGAATGACGTCATCGACCTCATCCGCGAGCACTTCTCGCCCGCCAAGCCCGCCTACCAAGTGTACATGGAATTCTTCGAGAAGAAGCAGGAGGACGGCGTTGCCATTGACACATTTGTGGTCGAGAAACGCGCGCTGCTCGCCCAGCTGCCAGAGGGCCGTCACAACGAGGAGACAGAGCTGGACTTCCTGTACGGCCTGCTAAACATCAAATTCCGCAAACACATTTCCCGCCAAAGCATCGCAACATTCCGCGATCTACTCGAACAGGGCCGCATCATCGAGCACAACAATCAGGAGGATGAGGCGACTGCAAAGGGTCCGCTACGCGGTGCTCGTCGTGGAGAACGTTGCACCTACTGCAACTTCCGCGGCCACACTTTCGAAGTCTGTCGCAAGCGTCGTCAGGCGCGGGATGAGGCAACTGCGGCGGAGGAGTAAAAggcgaaacacacacacacacaacctaCGCGGGACGTGACATCAtcggcagcgacaacaacaactattaaCATCATGCGCTGGGCGCATATTCGCAGCCTACGTCATGTTCTCACCAATACACCAACACTCACTTTGTCGCGCCGGCCACACATGGACATGAGCGAGAGACGAGAGTGACAACAACGaagagaagcagcagcagcagcagcagcatcagcacaAAGCTTTAGCAGCTTTTTGGTTAAGTTCATTTCAAACTCTCCTTCAGCGCCAAGTGGCGTGCCGGCAAGCAAAGCAGAGatcaaacacaacaacatACACGACATTTCGATGTCGAATCTTCACGTCGCGCCTGCGGCTATTTTTGGCTCTGAACGCCACTCCCACACAACTCTATTGTGatattttcacaaattttggaatttaaaCAGCAAACTTTGTTTGCCAACACCGAGCGGCAGGTAATGGAGTGGAGGTTGGCGCACACATTTCGCCCCCAGGTTAAGTCGTTGCTTTTATGCAGAGCAGCAGAGCAGCGGCGTTTGCTTGTGCAAAGCTTTTGATAAGCTTTGTGCGGCGAGCgtcgctgcctctgctgcgTATGCGTCGACGCAGCGCCTATGACTGTGATGGGTGTTGCGTGCGCCCTCTTCCTCCCCCTTGCCTACACGCTCAAACTCCGCTGCCTTGGCCCAGTGCCGGCGCAGCGCTGCTGCAGTGCGCACAAGGCGATCAGGCGTAGGCGTAAAGCTCTGCAGGCTTCGGCCAGCAGGGCTCGCGTCCGCTTGTCGCCAAGTTCgaattgcagcagctgcgacgCTGGTCCTTAATCAATgcggcaaaacaaaacacgcTCATGGGAAGCAGCGCAGTCGCTTTTGTGCGGCGCACGTGCTCGACGCAATTCCACGCTGTGGCCAGTTGGCAGCACTCTGCGGCTCACTTCGGTGCGCTGCAGCGCCGCTGCCGACTGCGGATATGCCCGGCCTGGTGTTGTGCTTGCGGTGCTTGCGTCTGGcgcgacagcagctgctgcggcttgGTCATGGGCAAACCCGAATCGTCTTTCAAGGCGATTCGAAAACCTACATTGACATTATTAATGTCCTTCAATCGTACACATTGCACTACGATGGCTACGCTGTCGCCATTCGTGCAATTGGCACGCTAAATTGACGCCTGTCGGTGGCAGCTCCTTGGGGCTTCACTGTACTCGGCAAGCATTAGGCACGCCAGcgctcacacgcacacacacacacacacacatcgggGTTTCGGATTCGTCGCTGCTCGGTTGCTCCAGCTTGCGGCGACTGTCACGAAACCCCAAACCATGCAAGTCTAGCCTCTTGTGTAGAATCCTTAGGCGCGTAGTGCCATCCATGCCTAACATCGGTGTCCATACCATGGTGACCGTCGTCGTCCAGCGTGCGCCAGCACCTTGGAGCATTGGCCAGACGAAGCGCTGCAACAACGACGGCCCGCGTTCCCCGATGAAGTGCGATGCCAGCTCCTTGGCATATTCGCATCATCATCCAGCTGGGGGCCTAACGATGACCACAAGAGGCTACGATAAGCCGATtaagaaatcaaaaattgtaaagaCTGAAACCAGAAAACTGAAAAACCAGAatacaaaaacccaaaaaccaATTTTCTACGTCGTTTTATATGTGGCTACGCGGAGGAAGAGGGCGGGATTTGCTCAAttaattactattattatttattacagGAACATCAGCTGAAGCCGATTTCTtgcattatattatattgcgGGAAAGCCGACTTAAAAAAGTGAATCAAATCAAGTTTCTGACACAACTTTACTCAGGCCATGTATTAAAGATTAAAGTAAATTCTGCTCAGATCGAGAATTAACTCGTTCGCTTAAAATCTAGATATGCATCTATATATAACTCTTATAGAGGGATAGTTTTTGCATGGAAACAATAGATCGGGTATCGAATCTTCGAGAGGCAAATGCTTTGTTGTTTCATTCAATGAATCTTGTTTTTAGAagtaaatgcattttgtttttgaaattCTCAATTTGGAATTCTTTGAGCTTAGTTCGGTTTGTTCCTGTCTATATCTAAAATTTTTActgtatttatgttttttaataaatactttTGTCTATCTAAAAATATTCCACTAACTTAGTCTAGATTTTAGTGCCGCATGCGCTCCACGTTGCGGCCACGCTCGAGCAGCTCTCGGAAGTTTTTGATCTCATGTCGTGGTATGTGTTCTCTGTACTTTTGCAGCATTAGGCCGTAGACGAAGTCCAGCTCGGTCTCCTCGTCGTGCCGCCCGTCCGGCAGCTTGGCGAGCAGAGCGCGTTGCTTGCAAATATAGGCATCGATCACTTCTCCCGGCGTCTGCTTCGTTTCGAAGATCTCCATGTAGATTTGATAGGCGGGCTTGGTGGGCGAGAAGTGAtcccgcagcagctgcagtgcaTCTTGCCAGGTCTTAACATTGCGCCGCACGCCCTTCCACCAGACAACGGCAATACCATGGAACAGCAGCGTGATGCCTTTCAGCGCGTCCTTGTCGCTGATGCCCTCCACCTCCTTGTACGTTTCCACTGCCGTTATGAACACCTCGACGGCGTCATGGTCCCGCTGCCCACTAAATCGGGCCATACAATTGCTGAAGCTGCCCCTTGAGTGCTGCTCTGTTTCATCTTTCTGGGGTGCCAATGATTTGATGGTTTCAATCAGTATGCGAAACTGTTCGTCCGACAACTGCGTCATTTCGCCAAAGCAAGACTTTGATTCCGACAagagtaaataaacaaacgcaGCTGCTTCGCTGCTGCCAAGAAATAAACTAGGCAAAATGATGGCCGCTGTTTTGAGCTTTTTTCGTTgtgaaattaaaacaatttgctCTCTGAGTACACAGAGTTGAAAAAGCTTTCGAGTTCGAAAAACCGGCAATTTTTGCTTTCGATATTGTGATTAATACTTTTAAacgcatgcatatgtatttgtgtgtataaACATAtcaatgtgtatatatatggatgtatgtatatgtacatatatatgtttccatggggttttgttttataaattttctCAGAATAGTGTCATTAGTTAattgacatacatatattgacaaacacatacgcatacataTAACAGTAGTTAGGTGTACACTTTCTTTTTTAACATGATTCGTGTACTTTTTATCAGGCAAACAACTGATAAGGcatgaaattttaattgaaaattatttttaaacaaatttacaaCGAAATTTGAACATGGACATGAACATATTTTGGCTTTTAGCTAACGAAATGCAAAAGAATATGAGGTGATCTGGGTATATATCACGGACAGCAGGAAATTAGATCGAATTGTtgattgaaaatatataaatacatatgtatataaaacttGAGATATTTTGACAATAGAGTTAGGATCGCAAGGATCAATTCAGCTCGGCACTCAAACTGAGCCTAAATATCATGATGAATCCATTTTAGGTATTACGAGTTGCTACTAAGTTATTATTTAAGTGCATTTACTGCTCGTGCTCTTAAGTTCCCAACAATTGATAAGTTCAGAATGTTGCCAGCTTGAATACGCTTACCCATAGCTAATTATCTATACATATTAAATTGCAGCTCTCTTCGTATAATATTAATAGACCTACTATTGCTCTTTCATTaagcaacatttttaaagaGCGCAACTGTCATTTGAAGTCTAATTTCACAAGTCTGCGATATAAAACCGGTGGAAATTCAAAATCGTTACAAGTCTTTAGGCGACATCAACAGGTCAAGAGATCCACTGCTATTGACTACTTTGTCCTATTGGCTccaaaacagcaacaatatgGCCCAAACCATACAAATGACCAACGAGCAACTGCGCG
This window harbors:
- the LOC26531897 gene encoding activity-regulated cytoskeleton associated protein 1; the encoded protein is MATTIQMTNEQLHALIEAVRSSAVSAAGTAAAAAGSDATNSKSKGSFSACTHRFFGSRSHDDVEEFITNIVTYKELEEISDENALKGISLLFYGLASTWWQGVRKEAKCWNDVIDLIREHFSPAKPAYQVYMEFFEKKQEDGVAIDTFVVEKRALLAQLPEGRHNEETELDFLYGLLNIKFRKHISRQSIATFRDLLEQGRIIEHNNQEDEATAKGPLRGARRGERCTYCNFRGHTFEVCRKRRQARDEATAAEE
- the Arc2 gene encoding activity-regulated cytoskeleton associated protein 2, translating into MTQLSDEQFRILIETIKSLAPQKDETEQHSRGSFSNCMARFSGQRDHDAVEVFITAVETYKEVEGISDKDALKGITLLFHGIAVVWWKGVRRNVKTWQDALQLLRDHFSPTKPAYQIYMEIFETKQTPGEVIDAYICKQRALLAKLPDGRHDEETELDFVYGLMLQKYREHIPRHEIKNFRELLERGRNVERMRH